In Flavobacterium cerinum, one genomic interval encodes:
- a CDS encoding DNA-3-methyladenine glycosylase I, giving the protein METKERCGWCKNDALYEKYHDEEWGVPVYEDQKLFEFLILETFQAGLSWITILRKRENFREAFDQFDYKIVAQYNEDKIQELLENPGIIRNKLKVRAAVSNAQAFMLVQQEFGSFSEYIWGFTGGGPIINTHKTLKDIPATTPLSDQISKDLKKRGFKFVGSTVVYAHMQATGMVDDHIENCWKRN; this is encoded by the coding sequence ATGGAGACTAAAGAACGATGCGGATGGTGCAAAAACGATGCGCTATACGAAAAATACCACGATGAAGAATGGGGCGTTCCCGTTTATGAAGATCAAAAGTTATTCGAATTCCTTATTCTGGAAACCTTTCAGGCCGGATTAAGCTGGATCACCATACTTCGAAAAAGAGAAAACTTCCGTGAGGCATTCGACCAATTCGATTACAAAATTGTAGCACAATACAATGAAGATAAAATCCAGGAATTACTCGAAAATCCGGGGATTATTCGCAACAAACTAAAAGTACGTGCAGCCGTTTCAAATGCTCAGGCTTTTATGCTGGTGCAACAGGAATTCGGCAGTTTCTCCGAATACATCTGGGGATTCACCGGTGGCGGACCGATAATCAATACTCACAAAACATTAAAGGACATTCCGGCCACTACTCCACTATCCGATCAGATCAGTAAAGACCTTAAGAAAAGAGGCTTTAAATTTGTAGGATCAACAGTTGTGTACGCGCATATGCAAGCAACCGGCATGGTAGACGATCATATCGAAAACTGCTGGAAAAGAAATTAG
- a CDS encoding queuosine precursor transporter translates to MFKTKRDLVYIILAGIFIANAVVAELTGGKLIQIGPFIMSIGIIPWPVVFITTDLINEHFGRDGVKKLSFITAGLIAYCLLILFVAIQIPAAKGISTVTDEQFKTVFGQGVWIMIASIIAFLVSQLIDVSIFWFLRNKTGKKMIWLRSTGSTVISQLFDSFIVSGIAFWMTGKITTAEYINMATTGYTFKLIIAICLTPMIYLGHYIIEKYLSEDPISDGD, encoded by the coding sequence ATGTTTAAAACCAAAAGAGACCTGGTTTATATCATATTAGCCGGAATCTTTATAGCCAATGCCGTTGTAGCCGAATTAACCGGCGGAAAACTGATCCAGATAGGCCCTTTTATCATGAGTATCGGAATTATTCCGTGGCCGGTCGTATTTATCACAACCGACCTCATCAATGAGCATTTCGGACGTGACGGCGTTAAAAAGTTATCGTTTATCACTGCCGGACTAATTGCTTACTGCTTACTCATTCTTTTTGTTGCGATACAAATTCCCGCTGCAAAAGGCATCAGTACTGTAACCGATGAACAATTTAAAACTGTATTCGGGCAGGGCGTATGGATTATGATTGCCAGTATTATCGCTTTTTTAGTTTCCCAATTAATCGATGTGTCCATATTCTGGTTCCTTCGAAATAAAACCGGAAAAAAAATGATCTGGCTTAGAAGTACCGGCTCTACTGTAATTTCTCAATTATTCGACAGTTTTATCGTTTCCGGTATCGCCTTTTGGATGACAGGCAAAATCACAACCGCAGAATACATTAATATGGCCACAACCGGCTATACTTTCAAGTTGATCATTGCTATTTGTTTAACACCGATGATTTATCTAGGACATTATATTATTGAAAAATATTTATCAGAAGACCCGATATCCGATGGAGACTAA
- the thiS gene encoding sulfur carrier protein ThiS → MEITINNQISTVPDSGFTVQALLDRELPNKQNGIALAINNSVIPKTEWNARYITQNDQILIISATQGG, encoded by the coding sequence ATGGAAATCACAATCAACAATCAGATTAGTACAGTACCTGATTCCGGTTTTACGGTTCAGGCGCTACTCGATCGGGAACTCCCAAACAAGCAAAACGGCATTGCGCTTGCCATTAACAATTCGGTTATTCCTAAAACCGAATGGAACGCTCGTTACATTACGCAAAACGATCAAATTCTGATTATTTCCGCCACTCAAGGAGGATAA